A single Mangrovimonas sp. YM274 DNA region contains:
- the uvrA gene encoding excinuclease ABC subunit UvrA, whose product MSINISEVNPKENIIIKGAKLHNLKNIDVVIPRNKLVVITGLSGSGKSSLAFDTLYAEGQRRYVESLSSYARQFLGRLNKPKVDYIKGIAPAIAIEQKVNSTNPRSTVGTTTEIYDYLKLLFARIGKTYSPISGNEVKKHTTQDVLKYIKQFEDGEKLLLLSPIILEEGRTMENKLKVLQQQGYARVKHENDVLRIEDALQNALTADVVLVVDRVIVRHEEDFYNRLADAIETAFFEGKGSCTIEALSNGEQRTYNNKFELDGMTFLEPNVHLFSFNNPYGACPKCEGYGDVIGIDEDLVIPNTGLSVYENAIFPWRGESMSWYRDQLVNNSHKFDFPIHKPYYQLSEAQKQLVWEGNKYFEGLNSFFEELEAKAYKIQNRVMLSRYRGKTKCTVCHGKRLRSEANYVKIGGATITDLVELPLSQLADFFDALELNQYDTKIAERLLKEITNRLSFLKNVGLEYLTLNRRSNTLSGGESQRINLATSLGSSLVGSMYILDEPSIGLHPKDTQKLIKVLEALRDLGNTVIVVEHDEDIMNAADEIIDIGPEAGTFGGEVVATGTYKDILASKSLTAQYLNGQLEIKVPQKRRTSKYHIDIIGARENNLQNIDVRFPLEMLTVITGVSGSGKSTLIKKILFPAIQKKLTDFSDKPGQFTELQGNFKNIKHVEFVDQNPIGRSSRSNPVTYIKAYDDIRALFASQKLSKIRNYQAKHFSFNVDGGRCETCKGEGEVTIEMQFMADVHLTCETCNGKRFKKDILEVTFEGKTIDDILNLTIDEAIAFFSEHKETRIQSKLQPLQDVGLGYVTLGQSSSTLSGGEAQRIKLASFLGKGSKSDNALFIFDEPTTGLHFHDIQKLLKSFQALIDKGHSIIVIEHNLDLIKCADFIIDLGPEGGQHGGQLVAVGTPEEIVRNEHSITGKFLKEKL is encoded by the coding sequence ATGAGCATTAATATTTCCGAAGTAAATCCAAAAGAGAATATCATCATCAAAGGCGCAAAACTTCACAACTTAAAAAATATTGATGTCGTTATTCCCAGAAATAAATTGGTGGTAATCACAGGACTATCGGGTTCTGGCAAATCTAGTTTGGCTTTTGACACCCTTTACGCCGAAGGACAAAGGCGTTATGTAGAAAGTCTGTCCAGTTATGCCCGTCAGTTTTTAGGAAGACTCAACAAACCTAAGGTGGATTACATTAAGGGTATTGCCCCAGCTATTGCTATAGAACAAAAAGTGAATTCTACCAATCCGCGATCTACGGTAGGAACCACTACCGAAATTTACGATTACCTAAAACTCTTATTTGCACGTATTGGCAAGACCTACTCTCCTATTTCAGGCAATGAGGTGAAGAAGCATACTACACAAGATGTTTTAAAATATATTAAGCAATTTGAAGATGGTGAAAAATTACTGCTCCTCTCTCCTATTATTCTTGAAGAAGGGCGTACCATGGAGAACAAACTTAAAGTATTACAGCAACAGGGCTACGCAAGAGTTAAACATGAAAATGACGTTCTAAGAATTGAAGATGCTCTTCAAAACGCATTGACTGCAGATGTTGTTTTGGTGGTAGACCGAGTTATAGTCAGACACGAAGAAGATTTTTACAATCGATTGGCAGATGCCATTGAAACAGCCTTTTTTGAAGGGAAAGGTTCGTGTACCATAGAAGCACTTTCCAACGGAGAGCAACGTACCTACAATAACAAATTTGAATTGGACGGTATGACCTTTTTGGAGCCTAACGTCCATTTATTCAGTTTTAACAACCCTTACGGTGCCTGTCCAAAATGCGAAGGTTACGGAGATGTAATAGGCATTGATGAAGATTTGGTCATCCCAAATACAGGATTGTCGGTATATGAAAATGCTATCTTTCCTTGGAGAGGAGAAAGTATGAGTTGGTATAGAGACCAATTGGTGAACAACTCGCATAAATTTGATTTTCCAATCCACAAACCTTACTATCAATTATCCGAAGCTCAAAAACAATTGGTATGGGAAGGAAACAAATACTTTGAAGGCTTGAATTCCTTTTTTGAAGAACTGGAAGCCAAAGCTTATAAAATTCAGAACAGAGTTATGTTGTCCCGTTACCGAGGGAAAACAAAGTGTACCGTATGTCATGGAAAACGTTTAAGAAGTGAAGCCAATTACGTAAAAATTGGAGGCGCAACGATAACTGATTTAGTAGAACTGCCACTAAGCCAATTAGCTGATTTTTTTGATGCTCTTGAATTAAACCAATACGACACAAAAATTGCTGAGCGTCTGCTAAAGGAAATCACTAACCGCCTGTCATTCCTTAAAAATGTAGGGCTTGAGTATTTAACCCTAAACAGACGTTCCAATACTTTATCTGGAGGAGAAAGCCAACGTATCAACCTTGCCACGTCCCTTGGAAGTAGTTTGGTGGGCTCCATGTATATTTTGGACGAACCAAGTATAGGTCTTCACCCAAAAGATACTCAAAAACTAATTAAAGTACTTGAAGCCCTTCGTGATTTGGGAAATACGGTGATTGTGGTAGAACATGATGAAGATATCATGAACGCCGCCGATGAAATTATTGACATAGGCCCAGAAGCAGGAACTTTTGGAGGTGAAGTGGTTGCTACTGGAACTTACAAGGATATTTTAGCTTCCAAATCACTGACTGCTCAATATTTAAACGGCCAACTGGAAATTAAAGTACCTCAAAAAAGACGCACTTCAAAATACCACATCGACATTATTGGAGCTAGAGAGAATAACCTTCAGAACATTGACGTAAGATTTCCTTTGGAAATGCTCACGGTGATTACCGGTGTTTCTGGTAGTGGAAAAAGTACCTTGATCAAGAAGATTCTCTTTCCTGCCATTCAAAAGAAATTAACTGATTTTAGTGATAAACCAGGCCAATTCACAGAACTGCAAGGCAACTTTAAAAACATAAAGCATGTCGAGTTTGTAGACCAAAATCCAATCGGGAGATCTTCTCGCTCTAACCCAGTTACATACATCAAAGCTTACGATGATATTAGAGCATTATTTGCTTCTCAAAAACTGAGTAAGATCCGCAATTATCAAGCCAAGCACTTTAGCTTTAATGTGGATGGTGGCCGTTGCGAAACTTGTAAAGGAGAAGGTGAAGTTACTATAGAAATGCAGTTTATGGCTGATGTGCACCTAACCTGCGAGACCTGTAACGGCAAACGTTTTAAAAAGGACATATTAGAGGTAACCTTTGAAGGTAAGACCATCGACGATATTTTAAACCTTACCATAGATGAGGCTATTGCATTCTTTTCTGAACATAAAGAAACAAGAATTCAGTCTAAGCTTCAGCCCCTTCAAGATGTTGGTTTGGGCTATGTTACCTTGGGTCAAAGTTCTTCAACGCTTTCGGGAGGTGAAGCACAACGAATTAAACTAGCTTCTTTCCTTGGGAAGGGAAGCAAAAGTGATAACGCTCTCTTCATTTTTGACGAACCTACAACAGGACTTCATTTCCATGACATCCAAAAATTGCTCAAATCTTTTCAGGCCCTAATTGACAAAGGGCATTCCATTATTGTTATTGAGCATAATTTGGATCTTATTAAATGTGCCGATTTTATAATTGATTTAGGTCCAGAAGGCGGCCAACACGGAGGACAACTGGTAGCTGTGGGTACCCCAGAAGAAATTGTAAGAAATGAACACTCTATTACAGGTAAATTTCTCAAAGAAAAACTTTAA
- a CDS encoding RNA polymerase sigma factor, protein MKNELITDAVLVRNYINGDENALSVLIYRHKQKIYSFIYSKVLDRDVTEDIFQDTFIKVIKTLKLKKYNEEGKFLPWVMRIAHNLVIDHFRKSNRMPKFDNTGEFSIFSVLGDGALNAEKQIIKNQVESDIRRLIEELPEDQKEVLVMRMYKDMSFKEISDVTGVSINTALGRMRYALINLRKVIEKNNIILTN, encoded by the coding sequence ATGAAAAACGAACTTATCACTGATGCTGTTTTAGTAAGGAATTATATTAACGGAGATGAGAACGCTCTTTCCGTACTTATTTATAGGCACAAACAAAAGATTTACAGTTTTATCTATTCCAAAGTCTTGGATAGAGATGTTACCGAAGATATTTTTCAGGATACCTTTATTAAGGTTATTAAAACCTTGAAATTGAAGAAATATAATGAGGAAGGAAAATTTCTTCCTTGGGTAATGCGTATTGCCCACAATTTGGTAATTGATCACTTTAGAAAGAGCAACAGGATGCCGAAATTTGACAATACTGGGGAATTCAGTATTTTTTCCGTTTTGGGAGATGGTGCTTTAAATGCCGAAAAGCAGATTATTAAAAATCAGGTGGAAAGTGATATAAGACGTCTTATTGAAGAACTGCCGGAAGATCAAAAAGAGGTTTTGGTAATGCGCATGTACAAAGACATGAGTTTTAAGGAAATTTCGGATGTTACAGGCGTAAGTATTAATACTGCTTTAGGTAGAATGCGCTATGCATTAATCAATTTGAGAAAGGTAATTGAAAAAAATAATATAATTTTAACAAATTGA
- the nth gene encoding endonuclease III encodes MTKQEKVDFVITTLKDLYPTIPIPLDHKDPYTLLIAVLMSAQSTDVRVNQITPLLFERADNPYDMVKLSIEEIRDIIKPVGLSPMKSKGIHGLSEILIEKHNGEVPQTYEALEALPAVGHKTAAVVLSQAFGIPAFPVDTHIHRLMYRWNLSNGKNVTQTEKDAKRLFPEALWNDLHLQIIWYGREYSPARGWDLDKDIITKTIGRASVINDYYKMKKP; translated from the coding sequence TCCAACAATTCCTATTCCATTAGACCATAAAGACCCCTACACTCTATTGATTGCGGTGCTAATGTCTGCACAAAGTACCGATGTAAGAGTCAACCAAATTACGCCTTTACTGTTTGAAAGAGCTGATAACCCATATGATATGGTTAAACTTTCAATTGAAGAAATAAGGGACATTATAAAGCCCGTAGGCCTGTCTCCTATGAAAAGTAAAGGTATTCATGGCTTATCGGAAATTTTAATTGAAAAACATAATGGCGAAGTGCCACAGACGTACGAAGCATTAGAGGCATTACCCGCCGTAGGCCATAAAACAGCGGCAGTTGTACTTTCCCAAGCCTTTGGGATTCCAGCTTTTCCAGTAGACACTCACATACACCGATTGATGTACCGTTGGAATTTGAGCAATGGCAAAAACGTGACACAAACCGAAAAGGATGCCAAAAGATTGTTCCCAGAAGCATTATGGAATGACCTTCACTTGCAGATTATTTGGTACGGAAGAGAATACTCTCCTGCCAGAGGTTGGGATCTCGACAAAGATATTATTACCAAAACCATTGGTAGAGCTTCTGTAATCAATGACTATTATAAAATGAAAAAGCCCTGA